A region from the Triplophysa rosa linkage group LG4, Trosa_1v2, whole genome shotgun sequence genome encodes:
- the ssrp1b gene encoding FACT complex subunit SSRP1, which produces MGDTLDFNEVYQEVKGSWNDGRLRFSKQTVVYKNSKTGKVDSIPVPELTQAQWRRVCLGHGLKLSTSTGHIYKYDGFKDTDFEKISEYFKANYKVELTEKDMCVKGWNWGTAKFSEPLLSFEVNDSPAFEIPLSSVSQCATGKNEVTLEFHQNDDTEVSLMEVRFYVPPTPGDEGSDPVEAFAQNVLSKADVIQATGDAVCIFRELQCLTPRGRYDIRIYPTFLHLHGKTFDYKIPYTTVLRLFLLPHKDQRQMFFVISLDPPIKQGQTRYHFLILLFSKEEDINLTLNMNEEEVEKRFEGKLNKNMSGFLYEMVSRVMKALVNRKITVPGNFQGHSGAQCITCSYKASSGLLYPLERGFIYVHKPPVHLRFEEIACVNFARGTTTTRSFDFEIETKQGNQYTFSSIEREEYGKLFDFVNAKKLSIKNRGFKEGIKGNDNMYSDSDEDQHDAYLERMKEEGKIREEANGSDISEGESDESFNPGEEDDDIAEEYDSKASASESSGDEGDSDVDRKKKPAKKAKFVKERQPRKKVKKAKDSNAPKRPMSAYMLWLNSSRDRIKSENPGISVTEISKKAGEMWKQLSKEKKEEWDGKSEEAKKEYERAMREYRESGGGSSGTSKRERKRKGKNEEKRKKSGGGREKEKERATGNDSFKSREFISSEESSSESERGKRRKRKESDDEEVASTPPSSEESGSD; this is translated from the exons ATGGGTGACACTTTGGATTTCAATGAGGTTTATCAGGAGGTCAAAGGCTCCTGG AATGATGGGCGCCTGCGCTTCAGTAAGCAGACTGTGGtgtataaaaacagtaaaaccGGGAAGGTGGACAGCATTCCCGTCCCTGAACTCACTCAAGCCCAGTGGAGGAGAGTTTGTCTGGGTCATGGCCTTAAACTGTCCACCAGCACTGGTCACATCTACAAATATGATGGCTTCAAAGATACC GACTTTGAAAAGATCTCAGAGTACTTCAAAGCCAACTACAAAGTGGAGCtgacagagaaagatatgtgCGTGAAGGGCTGGAACTGGGGCACTGCGAAGTTTAGTG AACCGCTGCTTTCATTCGAGGTAAATGACAGCCCTGCATTTGAGATCCCACTTTCCAGTGTATCCCAGTGTGCAACGGGAAAGAATGAGGTCACATTGGAGTTTCATCAAAATGATGACACAGAGGTGTCCCTCATGGAGGTGCGCTTCTATGTCCCGCCCACCCCTGGAGACGAGGGTTCCGATCCTGTAGag gCATTTGCTCAGAACGTTTTGTCCAAGGCAGATGTGATCCAGGCTACAGGAGATGCCGTGTGTATCTTCAGAGAGCTGCAGTGTCTCACACCAAGGGGCAG GTATGATATCCGCATTTATCCAACATTTCTCCATCTGCACGGTAAAACGTTTGACTACAAGATCCCATACACTACAGTGCTCCGCCTCTTTCTTTTACCTCATAAAGACCAGCGGCAGATGTTCTTTGTG ATCAGTCTGGACCCGCCCATTAAACAGGGTCAAACCCGTTATCATTTTCTTATCCTCCTGTTCTCCAAGGAAGAGGACATCAATCTGACGCTTAACATGAACGA GGAGGAGGTGGAGAAACGCTTTGAAGGGAAGcttaataaaaacatgtctGGCTTTCTCTATGAGATGGTCAGTAGAGTCATGAAGGCCCTGGTCAACAGGAAGATCACCGTGCCTGGAAATTTCCAAGG TCACTCAGGTGCTCAGTGCATAACATGTTCATATAAAGCCAGTTCTGGTCTGTTGTATCCGCTGGAGAGAGGTTTCATCTACGTGCACAAGCCTCCTGTACACCTGCGCTTTGAAGAGATCGCCTGTGTGAACTTCGCCAGAGGAACCACCACCACCCGCTCCTTCGACTTTGAGATCGAGACCAAGCAGGGCAATCAGTACACCTTCAGCAGCATCGAGAG agaGGAATATGGAAAGCTTTTTGACTTTGTCAATGCTAAGAAGCTAAGCATTAAGAACAGAGGCTTTAAAGAG GGTATCAAAGGCAATGACAATATGTACAGTGACTCTGACGAAGACCAGCATGATGCCTACTTGGAGCGCATGAAGGAGGAGGGCAAGATCCGTGAGGAGGCCAACGGCAGCGATATCTCAGAGGGCGAGAGTG ATGAATCTTTTAATCCTGGAGAAGAAGATGACGACATTGCTGAAGA gtATGACAGTAAGGCCTCTGCCAGTGAAAGCAGCGGCGATGAAGGAGACAGCGATGTAGACCGGAAGAAGAAACCAGCCAAGAAAGCAAAATTTGTGAAAGAAAGACAACCACGCAAGAAAGTG AAAAAGGCAAAGGACAGCAACGCCCCAAAGAGACCAATGAGCGCCTACATGCTGTGGCTGAATTCCAGTAGAGACCGCATCAAATCGGAGAACCCGGGCATCTCTGTCACCGAAATCTCTAAAAAGGCTGGAGAAATGTGGAAACAACTCAGCAAAGAGAAGAAAGAG GAGTGGGATGGAAAAtcagaggaagcaaagaaagAGTACGAACGAGCGATGAGAGAGTACAGGGAGAGCGGTGGAGGCTCCTCGGGCACCTCAAAAAG ggagagaaagagaaaaggaaAGAATGAAGAAAAGAGGAAGAAGTCTGGTGgcgggagagagaaagagaaagagcgaGCAACAGGCAACGACAGTTTTAAGAGTCGAGAGTTCATATCCAGTGAGGAGAGCTCATCAGAGTCAGAGAGAGGCAAAAGACGCAAGCGCAAG GAGTCTGATGATGAAGAAGTGGCCAGCACACCACCGAGCTCTGAAGAGTCCGGCTCAGACTAA
- the pold4 gene encoding DNA polymerase delta subunit 4 — protein sequence MTQKRGLITDTYKIVKKTRRGGKRDKTPSPPKPEPEPPQLSEREKDLQELKKFDLDWTFGPCTGISRLQRWERAALHGLNPPQEIKEILLKENTDPEYTQSLWCDYPL from the exons atgACACAGAAACGTGGACTGATCACTGACACCTACAAAATTGTGAAGAAGACAAGAAGAGGGGGAAAGAGAGACAAGACACCTTCGCCCCCAAAACCAG AACCTGAGCCCCCGCAACTGAGTGAGCGAGAAAAAGATCTACAAGAGCTGAAGAAGTTTGATCTGGACTGGACATTTGGACCATGCACTG gcATCAGTCGATTGCAAAGATGGGAGAGGGCAGCACTGCATGGGCTTAATCCCCCACAGGAGATTAAAGAGATTCTGCTGAAGGAGAATACAGACCCAGAGTACACACAGAG TCTCTGGTGTGACTATCCCCTCTGA